One window of the Fusobacterium animalis 7_1 genome contains the following:
- a CDS encoding BrxA family protein: MEYRAITAENFYLIEMRNTCKFILENKTEEDLKNLLKANNILETVSESNFSKKFNTINKRLKSLTDNLKKQIVDTDLASVRFINLYSILCNERFILEFLEEVVKEKYDNYDYYIKESDFSNYMETKSEQSKVIESWTVEGKKKMLVKVKNFLTEGGYLEKNKAGYKIIKPIIDLAVIDEIKENGNKKILKIMFY, encoded by the coding sequence ATGGAATACAGAGCTATCACAGCAGAAAATTTCTATTTAATTGAGATGAGAAATACTTGTAAATTTATTTTAGAAAATAAGACTGAAGAAGATTTAAAAAATTTATTAAAAGCAAATAATATTTTAGAAACTGTTAGTGAAAGTAATTTTTCAAAAAAATTTAATACTATAAATAAAAGACTAAAATCTTTAACTGATAATTTAAAAAAACAGATAGTAGATACTGATTTAGCTTCTGTTAGATTTATTAATCTTTATAGTATACTATGTAATGAAAGATTTATATTGGAATTCTTAGAAGAAGTAGTCAAAGAAAAATATGATAATTATGATTATTATATAAAAGAAAGTGATTTTTCAAACTATATGGAAACTAAGTCTGAACAATCAAAAGTTATTGAAAGTTGGACAGTAGAAGGCAAAAAGAAAATGTTAGTAAAAGTTAAAAACTTTTTAACAGAGGGAGGGTACTTAGAAAAAAATAAAGCTGGCTATAAAATAATAAAACCTATTATTGATTTAGCTGTTATAGATGAAATTAAAGAAAATGGGAATAAAAAAATTTTAAAAATAATGTTCTATTAG
- a CDS encoding tetratricopeptide repeat protein, which produces MKKILIIIFTIAIFVIGGIFGYKKILSIEKENKIIQLFNKDSLENFSKNKNEMLEKLKTLNKEEADKLYEQYLESNNIILENLNIEHDKLLSGGIYNNEDTSENFTDEEWKIANKFLNKYDLELWYLARGTCIIKEVPDFYYKTFKDYVTDDYKEYLKITSKENEEHYVADSGLCITLEELGDRIVTWENFLEKYPNSKLNDKVNNICNSYRRDYILGVPGGIYDYKESAEEYNRFIKKYPDSPTTELLGYYLEEVNLDEPENNDSEDLSKMIDEYIEKYFYLGSLENRKKGNLFSEQTNTLLKEFNKNKEEVINKLKTLNKEEANKFYEDYLKSNNEILEKMNENDYTMLDNAFYIGEGDIDKEKLNKQNKFLDNYGLEVVKIEEGFMLTEKKNFYYNIFKNYVSDDYKDFLKLRSEDIEYIDYLSSINEHPEIVADKVINWEKFLEKYPDSKLKKKANDICYSYRGDYIIALTSFPTTEALKNGKINEDVKELNRFIKKYPNSPTTEIIKYYLENYKNENINDMLVDKNEEIYNRGE; this is translated from the coding sequence ATGAAAAAAATTTTAATTATCATATTTACAATAGCAATTTTTGTTATAGGAGGTATATTTGGCTATAAAAAAATTCTTTCTATTGAGAAAGAAAATAAAATTATTCAATTATTTAATAAAGACTCTTTAGAGAATTTTTCTAAAAATAAAAATGAAATGTTAGAAAAATTAAAGACATTGAATAAGGAAGAGGCAGATAAACTTTATGAACAATATTTAGAAAGTAATAATATAATATTGGAAAATTTAAATATAGAACATGATAAACTTTTGTCAGGTGGTATCTATAATAATGAGGATACTTCTGAAAATTTCACTGATGAGGAATGGAAAATAGCCAATAAATTTTTAAATAAATATGATTTAGAACTTTGGTATCTTGCAAGAGGTACTTGCATAATAAAAGAAGTCCCAGATTTTTATTATAAAACTTTTAAAGATTATGTTACTGATGATTATAAGGAATATTTAAAAATCACTTCTAAGGAGAATGAAGAACATTATGTAGCAGATTCAGGTTTATGTATAACTCTTGAAGAATTAGGAGATAGAATTGTAACTTGGGAGAATTTTTTAGAAAAATATCCTAACAGCAAATTAAATGATAAAGTAAATAATATTTGTAATTCTTATAGAAGAGATTATATTTTGGGTGTTCCTGGTGGAATTTATGATTATAAAGAAAGTGCTGAGGAATATAATAGATTTATTAAAAAATATCCTGACAGCCCAACAACAGAACTTTTAGGATACTATTTAGAAGAGGTTAATCTTGATGAACCTGAGAATAATGACAGTGAAGATTTATCTAAAATGATAGATGAATATATAGAAAAATATTTTTATTTAGGAAGTTTAGAAAATAGAAAAAAAGGAAATTTATTCTCTGAACAAACTAATACTTTATTAAAAGAATTTAATAAAAATAAGGAAGAAGTTATCAATAAATTAAAAACTTTGAATAAAGAAGAAGCTAATAAATTTTATGAAGATTACCTTAAAAGTAATAATGAAATTTTAGAAAAAATGAATGAAAATGATTATACAATGTTAGATAATGCCTTTTATATTGGAGAAGGTGATATAGATAAAGAAAAATTAAATAAACAAAATAAATTTTTAGATAATTATGGTTTAGAAGTTGTTAAAATTGAAGAAGGTTTTATGTTAACTGAAAAGAAGAATTTTTACTATAATATTTTTAAAAATTATGTAAGTGATGATTATAAAGATTTTTTAAAACTTCGTAGTGAAGATATAGAATATATAGATTATCTATCTTCTATTAATGAACACCCTGAAATAGTAGCAGATAAAGTTATTAATTGGGAAAAGTTTTTAGAAAAATATCCAGATAGTAAATTAAAGAAAAAAGCAAATGATATTTGTTATTCATATAGAGGTGACTATATCATTGCCTTAACTTCTTTTCCAACAACAGAAGCCTTAAAAAATGGGAAAATTAATGAAGATGTTAAGGAGTTAAATAGATTTATAAAGAAATATCCTAATAGTCCAACAACAGAAATTATAAAATATTATTTAGAAAACTATAAAAACGAAAATATTAATGATATGTTAGTGGATAAAAATGAAGAAATATATAATAGGGGGGAATAA
- a CDS encoding tyrosine-type recombinase/integrase — protein sequence MEIKKIDEKNLVVSQRKKRNRDTKKTIFEIYKSEKTVKDYMFHLKDFLHFVYDGENNFSISEVIPLMQDIEKEDVEAYIVHLFEDRKLKKTSVNTILSALKSLYKELESNGLKNPVKYIKLFKVNRNIENILKVSIDDIRKIIGLYKIDSEKKYRNITILYTLFYTGMRSKELLTLKFKHYLKRENEYFFKLIETKSGKDVYKPIHKSLVKKLEEYKEYLMSMYSLDLKDLEEKYIFSTSVLDNSPLSYRSLNAIIQDMGKLIGKDISPHNIRHAIATELSLSGADILEIRDFLGHSDTKVTEVYINARSILEKKVLEKLPEINLDEE from the coding sequence ATGGAAATAAAGAAAATTGATGAAAAAAACTTGGTTGTTAGCCAAAGAAAAAAAAGAAATAGAGATACTAAAAAAACTATATTTGAAATATATAAATCTGAAAAAACTGTTAAAGATTATATGTTTCATTTAAAAGATTTTCTTCATTTTGTATATGATGGAGAAAATAATTTTTCTATTTCTGAGGTAATTCCATTGATGCAAGATATTGAAAAAGAAGATGTTGAAGCATATATAGTACATTTATTTGAAGATAGAAAATTAAAAAAGACTTCTGTAAATACTATTTTATCTGCATTAAAATCTTTATATAAAGAGCTTGAAAGCAATGGTTTAAAAAATCCAGTTAAATATATAAAACTTTTTAAAGTGAATAGAAATATTGAAAATATATTAAAAGTTTCTATTGATGATATAAGAAAAATTATCGGACTTTATAAAATAGATAGTGAAAAAAAATATAGAAATATTACAATATTATATACTCTTTTTTATACGGGAATGAGAAGCAAAGAGCTTTTAACACTAAAATTTAAACATTATTTAAAAAGAGAAAATGAATATTTCTTTAAATTGATTGAAACTAAGAGTGGAAAAGATGTATATAAACCCATACATAAATCACTAGTTAAAAAATTAGAAGAATATAAGGAATATTTAATGAGTATGTATTCATTGGATTTAAAAGATTTAGAAGAAAAATATATTTTTTCAACTTCTGTTTTAGACAACTCTCCTCTATCTTATCGTTCACTAAATGCAATTATACAAGATATGGGAAAATTGATAGGAAAAGATATTAGTCCTCATAATATAAGACATGCAATAGCAACAGAGCTTTCACTTAGTGGAGCAGATATATTGGAAATAAGAGATTTTTTAGGACATTCTGATACAAAAGTTACAGAAGTATATATAAATGCTAGATCTATTTTAGAAAAAAAAGTTTTAGAAAAACTTCCTGAAATAAATTTAGATGAAGAATAA
- a CDS encoding tetratricopeptide repeat protein has translation MKKILIIIFTIAIFVTGGVFGYKKIVSDEREKKIIHMFNKDVLNSFVENKKSVIERLKTSNKEEADKIYNEYLETNQLILENINTEHLDFLNNIYNKDSEYYFTEKDWKTANKFLNNYDLEIFDLAETEVSIIEVPNYYYNIFKDYVTDDYREYLEITSKENEELYYTDGSILVSYNKIADGLLTWENFLKKYPNSDLAEKANEECNTYRRIYILGSYNSPTREGGWENSELFYIPENNLKEFNRFIEKYPDSPTVELIKYYLENYKNKDVETLLNEKIDKEFYLGGIENREKGNLFSKKSNDLLEEFKKNKEEVIKELKTSSKEEANEIYEKYSVDNDKILEKINEIEDEMFSTEFYKDGNIEKDKLNKQNKFLDSYGLEVIQIEDGFMLTEKNKFYYNLFKNFVTDDYKEFLKLRSEDIDYFEYSNSFDKYLEIIADKIVAWEKFLEKYPDSKLKRKAQNMSYTYRAGYIFRLTSSETRESLMNGKANDAVKEFNRFIKKYPNSPTSDIIKYYLENYKEEDIDTLISKKLNKNYEGE, from the coding sequence ATGAAAAAAATTTTAATTATTATATTTACAATAGCAATTTTCGTTACAGGAGGTGTATTTGGCTATAAAAAAATTGTGTCTGATGAAAGAGAAAAGAAAATTATTCACATGTTTAATAAAGATGTTTTAAATAGTTTTGTTGAAAATAAAAAATCTGTTATAGAAAGATTAAAAACTTCTAATAAGGAAGAGGCAGATAAAATCTATAATGAATATTTAGAAACTAACCAACTTATATTAGAAAATATAAACACAGAGCATTTAGATTTTTTAAATAATATCTATAATAAAGATTCAGAATATTACTTTACAGAAAAAGATTGGAAAACTGCCAATAAATTTTTAAATAATTATGATTTAGAGATTTTTGATTTAGCCGAGACAGAGGTTAGTATAATAGAAGTTCCTAATTATTATTATAATATTTTCAAAGATTATGTAACTGATGATTATAGAGAATATTTAGAAATTACTTCTAAGGAAAATGAAGAGCTTTATTATACAGATGGAAGTATATTAGTTTCTTATAATAAAATAGCAGATGGACTACTAACTTGGGAAAATTTTTTAAAAAAATATCCTAATAGTGATTTAGCTGAGAAAGCTAATGAAGAGTGTAATACTTATAGAAGAATCTATATCTTAGGTTCATATAATTCACCAACAAGAGAAGGTGGTTGGGAAAATAGTGAACTTTTCTATATACCCGAAAACAATTTAAAAGAATTTAATAGATTTATAGAAAAATACCCAGATAGTCCAACTGTTGAGCTTATAAAATATTATTTAGAAAACTATAAAAATAAAGATGTTGAAACTCTGTTAAATGAAAAAATTGATAAAGAATTTTATCTAGGTGGCATAGAAAACAGAGAGAAAGGAAATTTATTTTCAAAAAAAAGTAATGACTTATTAGAAGAATTTAAAAAGAATAAGGAAGAAGTTATCAAAGAATTAAAAACTTCAAGTAAAGAAGAAGCAAATGAAATCTATGAAAAATATTCAGTAGATAATGATAAAATTTTAGAAAAGATAAATGAAATTGAAGATGAGATGTTTAGTACTGAATTTTATAAAGATGGAAATATAGAAAAAGATAAATTAAATAAACAAAATAAATTCTTAGATAGTTATGGATTAGAAGTTATTCAAATTGAAGATGGTTTTATGTTAACTGAGAAAAATAAATTTTATTATAATCTTTTTAAAAACTTTGTTACTGATGATTATAAAGAATTTTTAAAACTTCGTAGTGAAGACATAGATTATTTTGAATATTCTAACTCTTTTGATAAATATCTTGAAATAATAGCAGATAAAATTGTTGCTTGGGAAAAATTTTTAGAAAAATATCCAGATAGTAAATTAAAAAGAAAAGCACAAAATATGAGTTATACATATAGAGCAGGCTATATTTTTAGGTTGACTTCTTCTGAAACAAGGGAAAGTTTAATGAATGGAAAAGCTAATGATGCAGTAAAAGAATTTAATAGATTTATAAAAAAATATCCTAATAGTCCAACAAGTGACATTATAAAGTATTATTTAGAAAATTATAAAGAAGAAGATATTGATACATTAATTTCAAAAAAACTTAATAAAAATTATGAGGGAGAATAG
- the brxL gene encoding protease Lon-related BREX system protein BrxL, whose translation MDINEIGSKVFEGKIVRKDLVSKIKGGANVPVYVLEYLLGMYCNQTDEESIEEGMSKVKKILAENYVRPDEAEKVKSKIKEIGVYNVIDKVTVVLNEKKDRYEGHLSNLGVSNIEIHKSYIKDYEKLLSGGIWCILTLSYQYDEYNATDSPFKLNKLKPIQIASLDMNEVYEARKHFTKDEWIGFLLRSSGMEFENFDKDAIWHLLARMMPLVENNYNLCELGPRGTGKSYIYKEISPNSILLSGGQTTVANLFYNMSKRQVGLVGYWDVVAFDEIAGIKFKDKDGIQIMKDFMASGSFARGKEEKNANASMVFIGNINQSVDVLVKTAHLLVDFPPEMNNDSAFFDRMHCYIPGWDIPKLSPKSFTKEYGLIVDYMAEIFRELRKTSYGDALDRYFSLGRDLNQRDTIAVRKTVSALIKLVYPDGIFTKEEVEEILIRALEYRRRIKEQLKKMAGMEFFATNFSYIDKESGEEKYVGLKEQGGTKLIPEGPLKAGALYTIAMSTNSVKGLYKIESQISAGKGKITVSDNKYRKTFENAFNYLKINSKRISGAINISEKEFYLSVADEKNVGNTETITLGGFIAMCSISLNRQLMPQTVILGEMALSGSINAVSDLASTLQIAREAGAKKALIPILNAVDMSILPPDILMDIQPIFYQDPIDATQKALGLM comes from the coding sequence ATGGATATAAATGAAATTGGAAGTAAAGTTTTTGAAGGAAAAATTGTAAGAAAAGATTTAGTTTCAAAAATAAAAGGAGGAGCAAATGTTCCTGTTTATGTTTTAGAATATTTACTTGGAATGTATTGTAATCAAACTGACGAAGAAAGCATTGAAGAGGGAATGTCAAAAGTAAAAAAAATACTTGCTGAAAATTATGTTCGCCCTGATGAAGCAGAAAAAGTAAAATCTAAAATAAAAGAAATTGGAGTATACAATGTTATTGATAAAGTAACAGTTGTTTTAAATGAAAAAAAAGATAGATATGAGGGACATCTTTCAAATTTAGGTGTTAGCAATATTGAAATTCATAAAAGTTATATAAAGGATTATGAAAAATTATTGAGTGGTGGAATATGGTGTATTCTGACTTTATCTTATCAATATGATGAATATAATGCCACTGATTCTCCATTTAAGCTAAATAAATTAAAACCTATTCAAATTGCAAGTTTAGATATGAATGAAGTTTATGAGGCTAGAAAACATTTTACCAAGGATGAGTGGATAGGCTTTTTACTTAGATCATCTGGAATGGAATTTGAAAATTTTGATAAAGATGCAATATGGCACTTATTAGCTAGAATGATGCCACTTGTTGAAAATAATTATAATCTTTGTGAATTAGGTCCAAGAGGAACAGGAAAATCATATATTTATAAAGAAATTAGTCCTAATTCTATTTTACTTTCAGGAGGACAGACAACAGTAGCAAATCTTTTTTATAATATGTCAAAAAGACAAGTAGGTCTAGTTGGCTATTGGGATGTTGTTGCTTTTGATGAAATTGCAGGAATAAAATTTAAAGATAAAGATGGTATTCAAATAATGAAAGATTTTATGGCAAGTGGTTCTTTTGCAAGAGGTAAAGAAGAAAAAAATGCAAATGCTTCTATGGTCTTTATAGGTAATATAAATCAAAGTGTTGATGTTTTAGTAAAAACTGCACATCTTTTGGTTGATTTTCCTCCTGAAATGAATAATGATTCTGCATTTTTTGATAGAATGCATTGTTATATACCAGGTTGGGATATTCCAAAATTATCTCCCAAATCTTTTACCAAAGAATATGGCTTAATTGTTGACTATATGGCAGAAATATTTAGAGAACTTAGAAAAACTTCGTATGGAGATGCTTTGGATAGATATTTTTCACTTGGTAGGGACTTAAATCAAAGAGACACTATTGCAGTTAGAAAAACAGTTTCTGCTTTGATAAAATTAGTTTATCCAGATGGAATATTTACAAAAGAAGAAGTTGAAGAAATTTTAATAAGAGCATTGGAATATAGAAGAAGAATAAAAGAGCAATTAAAGAAAATGGCTGGAATGGAATTTTTTGCAACTAATTTTTCATATATAGATAAGGAAAGTGGAGAAGAAAAATATGTTGGTTTAAAAGAACAAGGTGGAACTAAACTTATTCCTGAAGGTCCTTTAAAAGCTGGAGCATTATATACCATTGCAATGTCAACTAATTCTGTAAAAGGACTATACAAAATAGAAAGTCAAATATCTGCTGGTAAGGGAAAAATAACAGTGTCAGATAATAAATATAGAAAAACTTTTGAAAATGCTTTTAACTATTTAAAAATAAATTCTAAAAGAATAAGTGGAGCAATAAATATCAGTGAAAAAGAATTCTATTTATCAGTTGCTGATGAAAAGAATGTAGGGAATACAGAAACTATAACTTTGGGTGGTTTTATTGCTATGTGTTCTATCTCTTTAAATAGACAGTTAATGCCTCAAACAGTTATATTAGGTGAAATGGCTTTATCAGGTTCTATTAATGCAGTTTCAGATTTGGCTAGTACACTTCAAATTGCTAGAGAAGCAGGAGCAAAAAAAGCATTGATTCCAATTTTAAATGCTGTTGATATGTCAATACTGCCACCTGATATTTTAATGGATATTCAACCTATTTTTTATCAAGATCCTATTGATGCAACTCAAAAAGCATTGGGACTTATGTAA
- a CDS encoding DUF1788 domain-containing protein, translated as MVKIMKDRFKELIKKIKSDEFYNNRGLANEVPFYIFDYNSKYELEIRDFVKNKLLPSLEDDDRLKAVEIDIFELLLESMRNDNILDAAFEIEEKKGTKFLYEKLKKSFNTEIIMRYISQKAKDKNFLILTGVGKIFPIVRTHTILNNLQNIFDHTKVLLFFPGEYTSTDLRLFGFEDNNYYRAFKI; from the coding sequence ATGGTGAAGATAATGAAAGATAGATTTAAAGAATTGATAAAAAAAATCAAAAGTGATGAATTTTATAATAATAGAGGTTTAGCAAATGAAGTTCCTTTTTATATTTTTGACTATAACTCTAAATATGAGTTAGAAATAAGGGATTTTGTAAAAAATAAATTATTACCAAGTTTGGAAGATGATGATAGATTAAAAGCAGTGGAAATTGATATATTTGAATTACTCCTTGAAAGTATGAGAAATGATAATATTTTAGATGCGGCTTTTGAAATTGAAGAAAAAAAAGGTACAAAATTTTTATACGAAAAATTAAAAAAGAGTTTTAATACTGAAATAATTATGAGGTATATTTCACAAAAAGCTAAGGATAAAAATTTTTTGATATTAACTGGTGTTGGAAAAATTTTTCCTATTGTTAGAACACATACTATTTTAAACAATTTACAAAATATATTTGACCATACAAAAGTATTATTATTTTTTCCTGGTGAATATACTTCCACAGATTTAAGGCTTTTTGGTTTTGAAGATAATAATTATTATAGAGCTTTTAAAATTTAA
- a CDS encoding Dabb family protein, protein MLNHIVMWKIKEDVTDKEKVKLGIKNGLEGLFGKIEELKEIKVERFMESTSTHDIALFVKVDNEETLKKYATNPLHVEVIKKYIKPYVYDRVCIDFFE, encoded by the coding sequence ATGTTAAATCATATAGTTATGTGGAAAATAAAAGAAGATGTTACAGATAAAGAAAAGGTTAAGTTAGGTATAAAAAATGGCTTAGAAGGGTTATTTGGTAAAATTGAAGAATTAAAAGAAATTAAAGTTGAAAGATTTATGGAAAGTACAAGTACTCACGATATTGCATTATTTGTTAAGGTTGATAATGAAGAAACATTAAAAAAATATGCAACAAATCCTTTACATGTTGAAGTAATAAAAAAGTATATCAAACCTTATGTTTATGATAGAGTATGTATAGACTTTTTTGAATAA
- the pglZ gene encoding BREX-1 system phosphatase PglZ type A: MEIDKIKEMLEYRFSLTTELPQKRHIIFWYDSKKEFKDLMDDLNLTDVKIIKLTKSVDKKGEAIYTNIFKTKYTLEVIDTESNYLIYSEYPRVIDSENYLLDIEKYSEFFEADKSAMIVEELKLDRTNYRFGEIIREYSSFFANKERREKLIKLIENPESLDDEKFKLSILTVISGAKTVDILEILKNIILNRNKLQDIEKWMNLEFLFSEIKKKFDIEVTSFEQFLKILMVTHFYFELGKKPHTNLENYFKGRKNELYIFADSLLQNKQTSEIIRKEFYELAKDLNIKDKIDELELDYSIKGTAFEYFDKIIIKDIIEIFNSEIIDYDKYKKYIEIRLDNSLWREEYQHFYNALLAVNDFFRIKDSLIIEDREELREIFKDYTKNYFLIDKLYRDFYYSYDKIKNSELAPLFDTLKSKINKFYEIDYLEKLLALWSSKVYEREKLPQQKDFYKNNIVKADVRTVVIISDALRYEVGYEISQKLRKEANVKEIKIEAMLTDLPSRTFLGMANLLPCKKERDIDLVSAKVLIDGIDSQGTENREKILKASREESSAISFDNFYKMNRAKQEEFIKGKKVIYIYHDSIDAIGDKGKTENNTFNACKDAVENIVSLSKLLSSLGVVNIYITSDHGFLYEKKEVEEYNKLELKNTKYKSIGKRYAIYEKEVEEKGCVTLKLDSLYGVFPEKNQRIKASGSGLQFVHGGASPQEMIIPLINYKSGANSKKISKVQVRIRESVAKITSNLTKFSIYQIEAVSIKDKFIERDVSVALYDGDVRVSDEKKLKLNSIEENTIHDFRLTLSGEHKRVTLKVIDIESGDILDSKEYDVSIGIASDFDF, translated from the coding sequence ATGGAAATAGATAAAATTAAAGAAATGCTTGAATATAGATTTAGTTTAACTACCGAACTTCCACAAAAAAGACATATAATTTTTTGGTATGATTCAAAAAAAGAATTTAAAGATTTAATGGATGACTTAAATTTAACTGATGTAAAAATAATTAAATTAACTAAGTCTGTTGATAAAAAAGGAGAAGCTATCTATACAAATATATTTAAAACAAAATATACTTTGGAAGTTATTGATACTGAGTCTAATTATTTAATTTATAGTGAATATCCTAGAGTTATTGATAGTGAAAATTATCTTTTAGATATAGAAAAATACTCAGAATTTTTTGAAGCAGATAAATCAGCAATGATAGTTGAAGAATTAAAATTAGATAGAACTAATTATAGATTTGGAGAAATTATAAGAGAATATTCAAGTTTTTTTGCTAATAAAGAAAGAAGAGAAAAACTAATAAAATTAATTGAAAATCCAGAATCTTTAGATGATGAAAAGTTTAAACTTTCAATATTGACTGTTATTTCTGGAGCTAAAACAGTTGATATCTTAGAAATATTAAAAAATATAATTTTAAATAGAAATAAACTACAAGATATTGAAAAATGGATGAATTTAGAATTTTTATTTTCTGAGATAAAAAAGAAATTTGATATTGAGGTAACCAGTTTTGAGCAATTTTTAAAAATTCTTATGGTAACTCATTTTTACTTTGAATTAGGAAAAAAACCTCATACAAATTTAGAAAATTATTTTAAAGGCAGAAAAAATGAATTGTATATCTTTGCTGATTCATTGTTGCAAAATAAACAAACTTCTGAAATTATAAGGAAAGAATTTTATGAACTAGCCAAAGATTTGAATATAAAAGATAAAATAGATGAATTAGAGCTAGATTACTCTATAAAAGGAACAGCTTTTGAATATTTTGATAAGATTATCATAAAAGATATTATAGAGATTTTTAATTCAGAAATTATTGATTATGATAAATATAAAAAATATATAGAGATAAGATTAGATAATTCTTTATGGAGAGAGGAATATCAGCACTTTTATAATGCATTGTTAGCTGTTAATGATTTTTTTAGAATAAAAGATTCTTTAATAATTGAGGATAGAGAAGAATTAAGAGAAATTTTTAAAGACTACACTAAAAATTATTTTTTAATAGATAAGTTGTATAGAGATTTTTATTATTCCTATGATAAAATAAAAAATAGTGAATTAGCACCTCTTTTTGATACTCTAAAATCTAAAATAAATAAATTTTATGAAATTGATTATCTTGAAAAATTATTGGCACTATGGTCAAGTAAAGTATATGAAAGAGAAAAATTACCTCAGCAAAAAGATTTTTATAAAAATAATATAGTGAAAGCTGATGTTAGAACAGTTGTTATAATTTCAGATGCTTTAAGATATGAAGTTGGATATGAGATTAGTCAAAAATTAAGAAAAGAAGCTAATGTTAAGGAAATAAAAATAGAAGCTATGCTAACAGATTTACCAAGTAGAACTTTCTTAGGAATGGCGAATTTATTACCTTGTAAAAAGGAAAGAGATATTGATTTAGTTTCTGCTAAGGTACTCATTGATGGTATTGATAGTCAAGGAACAGAAAATAGAGAAAAAATATTAAAAGCTAGTCGTGAAGAATCTTCTGCTATTTCTTTTGATAATTTTTATAAAATGAATAGGGCTAAACAGGAAGAATTTATAAAAGGAAAAAAAGTTATATACATTTATCATGATAGCATTGATGCAATAGGAGATAAGGGAAAGACTGAAAATAACACTTTTAATGCCTGTAAAGATGCTGTTGAAAATATTGTAAGTCTTTCTAAATTACTTTCAAGCCTTGGAGTTGTAAATATTTATATAACAAGTGACCATGGTTTTCTATATGAAAAGAAAGAGGTTGAAGAATATAATAAACTTGAATTAAAAAATACAAAATATAAATCTATTGGAAAAAGATATGCTATATATGAAAAAGAAGTTGAAGAAAAAGGCTGTGTAACATTAAAATTAGATTCTTTATATGGAGTATTTCCAGAAAAAAATCAAAGAATAAAGGCTAGTGGAAGTGGTTTACAGTTTGTACATGGAGGAGCTAGTCCACAAGAAATGATAATACCATTGATAAATTATAAGAGTGGAGCTAATTCTAAAAAAATATCTAAAGTTCAAGTTAGAATAAGAGAAAGTGTTGCTAAAATTACATCAAATTTAACTAAATTTTCTATATATCAAATAGAAGCTGTAAGTATAAAAGATAAGTTTATAGAAAGAGATGTTTCAGTAGCCTTATATGATGGAGATGTTAGAGTTAGTGATGAAAAGAAATTAAAATTAAATTCAATAGAAGAAAATACTATACATGATTTTAGATTGACTTTAAGTGGTGAACATAAAAGAGTTACATTAAAAGTAATAGATATTGAATCAGGGGATATATTAGATTCAAAAGAATATGATGTGAGTATTGGAATTGCTTCAGATTTTGATTTTTAG